One genomic region from Lepisosteus oculatus isolate fLepOcu1 chromosome 20, fLepOcu1.hap2, whole genome shotgun sequence encodes:
- the rpl13 gene encoding large ribosomal subunit protein eL13 has product MAPSRNGMILNPHFHKDWQKRVRTWFNQPARKSRRRRARQAKARRIAPRPVAGPLRPAVRCPTIRYHTKVRAGRGFTLEELKAAGIHKKTARTIGISVDPRRRNRSTESLQANVQRLKEYRSKLILFPRKASAPRKGDSTAEEVKMATQLTGPVMPIRSVYKKEKARVISEDEKNFKAFASLRMARANARLFGIRAKRAKEAAEQDVDKKK; this is encoded by the exons ATGGCCCCCAGTCGGAATGGCATGATTCTGAACCCTCACTTCCACAAAGACTGGCAGAAGAGGGTCCGCACCTGGTTCAACCAGCCTGCCAGGAAGTCCCGCAG ACGAAGGGCCCGTCAGGCTAAGGCTCGGCGGATTGCTCCTCGCCCCGTGGCTGGACCCCTGCGACCCGCGGTGAGGTGTCCCACGATACGGTACCACACCAAAGTGCGTGCTGGCCGGGGGTTCACCCTGGAGGAGCTGAAG GCAGCTGGTATCCACAAGAAGACGGCCCGTACTATTGGCATCTCTGTTGACCCCCGCCGTCGCAATAGATCAACAGAGTCTCTGCAGGCCAATGTGCAGCGGCTGAAGGAGTACCGCTCCAAACTCATCCTGTTCCCCAGGAAGGCCTCTGCCCCCAGGAAAGGAGACAGCACT gCTGAAGAGGTCAAGATGGCCACACAGCTCACTGGACCTGTTATGCCAATCAGAAGT GTGTATAAGAAAGAGAAGGCCCGGGTGATCTCCGAGGATGAGAAGAACTTCAAGGCGTTTGCCAGTCTGCGCATGGCCCGTGCCAATGCTCGTCTCTTTGGCATCCGTGCCAAGAGAGCAAAGGAAGCTGCAGAGCAGGATGTGGATAAGAAGAAATGA
- the LOC102689837 gene encoding deoxyribodipyrimidine photo-lyase translates to MCDTGGTVTLLTQVQQMMAELQLGELDAEEFFCLTLSLLGHQDTQEQFLELIEPLALRHEKEHMCLTTIFLEYFTQAQAPGVEEEEVEVALALSLQELGVSKQEKPQPSSHPGARESQRETPFQSGSTDVCVNVAGEASQPGAGQGVQALKATSSSGECDPRLEQLSSKGCQPPSRERAGGTPPGNTSQPDGSRSSRRRRTRKKASSVHRSPSMPRPVLVWVRRDLRLSDNPALVGSLELGAPVIPVFLWCPREEEGPGVTVAVGSASKYWLHHALLCFIQSLHKLGGHLVTRRVETTTQQALQSLVSETGADTLLANALYEPWLKERDELAFSALESQGVKCHLYHSYCLREPGSVCTEGVGLRGIGSVSHFMSCCQHNPAPGLGSVLQAPATLPVPSQWPQSGPLDQLDLAKMPRRKDGTTVDWAATIRSSWDFSEEGAHARLQDFLCDGLSRYEKESCRADVPNTSSLSPYLHFGQLSPRFLLRALRAAHRKSPKFQRKLAWRDLAYWQLSLFPHLPWESLRPPYTAIRWSADRAHLKAWQRGRTGYPLVDAAMRQLWLTGWMNNYMRHVVASFLIAYLHLPWQEGYRWFQDTLVDADVAIDAVMWQNGGMCGLDHWNFVMHPVSAALTCDPYGSFVRKWCPELAALPDELIHKPWQCPASVLRRAGVTLGGDYPERIVADLEERRARSLRDVATARQQFAGEYVDRRSGCDLLPLPDKLVKEALGGGGGGEVVQRGGRFLLPVITRKEFQHQTLEPGAQTNPFDAVLRGYVSRQRDEAAAFLRERDFTASVMSEGGRRLERQERDRRVLEGLPPPPAQKSRARRTPRTDPFSVVPGGAPITPS, encoded by the exons ATGTGTGACACAGGGGGAACAGTGACGCTCCTGACCCAGGTCCAGCAGATGATGGCTGAACTGCAGCTGGGCGAGCTGGACGCAGAGGAGTTCTTCTGTCTCACTTTGTCCTTGCTGGGCCATCAGGACACACAGGAGCAGTTCCTGGAGCTGATAGAGCCCCTGGCACTAAGACATGAGAAAGAGCACATGTGTCTCACTACCATCTTCCTGGAGTACTTCACACAG GCTCAGGCCCCAGGTGTGGAGGAGGAAGAGGTGGAAGTGGCTCTGGCTCTGTCCCTGCAGGAGCTGGGAGTGAGCAAACAGGAGAAACCCCAGCCTTCCTCACATCCCGGAGCAAGGGAATCACAGAGGGAGACTCCATTCCAATCAGGGAGTACGGACGTCTGCGTCAACGTTGCTGGTGAGGCGTCTCAGCCTGGGGCGGGCCAAGGTGTCCAGGCATTGAAGGCAACCAGTTCCAGTGGAGAATGCGATCCCAGGCTGGAGCAGCTCAGCAGCAAAGGCTGTCAGCCTCCCAGCAGGGAAAGGGCAGGTGGTACACCGCCGGGCAACACTAGCCAACCAGATGGGTCCCGGTCCTCCAGGAGGAGGAGAACCAGGAAAAAAGCTTCTTCAGTTCATCGATCCCCCTCCATGCCAAGACCCGTCCTAGTGTGGGTCAGACGTGACCTCCGCCTGTCTGATAACCCTGCTCTGGTTGGCTCCCTGGAATTAGGGGCCCCTGTTATACCAGTTTTTCTTTGGTGCCCCAGAGAGGAGGAGGGCCCCGGTGTCACTGTGGCAGTGGGCAGTGCCAGTAAGTACTGGCTACATCATGCCCTGCTGTGCTTTATCCAGTCCCTGCACAAGTTAGGCGGCCACCTGGTGACACGGCGAGTGGAGACAACAACCCAGCAGGCTTTGCAGAGCCTAGTCTCTGAGACCGGGGCTGACACACTCTTGGCCAATGCGTTGTATGAGCCCTGGCTAAAGGAACGCGATGAACTGGCATTTTCAGCACTAGAAAGCCAAGGGGTGAAGTGTCACCTGTACCATTCATACTGCTTGCGAGAGCCAGGGTCTGTCTGCACTGAGGGAGTTGGGCTCAGAG gAATTGGCTCCGTCTCCCATTTCATGAGCTGCTGTCAGCATAACCCTGCTCCAGGCCTGGGATCAGTCCTCCAGGCCCCTGCCACCCTCCCAGTGCCCTCTCAGTGGCCCCAGTCCGGTCCACTGGATCAGCTGGATCTGGCCAAGATGCCACGCAGAAAGGATGGCACAACA GTTGACTGGGCTGCTACGATCCGCAGCTCCTGGGACTTCAGTGAGGAGGGAGCTCATGCCCGGCTGCAGGATTTCCTCTGTGATG GTTTGAGCCGCTACGAGAAAGAGTCTTGTCGCGCAGACGTCCCCAACACCAGCAGCCTGTCTCCCTATCTTCACTTCGGACAGCTCAGCCCCCGCTTTCTCCTGAGGGCGCTCCGTGCGGCCCACCGCAAATCGCCCAAATTCCAGCGCAAGCTGGCCTGGCGAGACCTGGCTTACTGGCAGCTGAGCCTGTTCCCACACCTGCCCTGGGAGTCCCTGCGCCCGCCTTATACC GCCATTCGATGGAGCGCAGACCGGGCCCACCTGAAGGCCTGGCAGCGGGGCAGGACTGGGTACCCGCTGGTGGATGCGGCCATGAGGCAGCTGTGGCTGACTGGCTGGATGAATAACTACATGCGGCACGTAGTGGCTTCCTTCCTCATCGCCTACCTGCACCTGCCTTGGCAGGAGGGCTACCGCTGGTTTCAG GACACCCTGGTGGACGCAGATGTTGCCATTGATGCCGTGATGTGGCAGAATGGAGGGATGTGCGGCCTGGACCACTGGAACTTCGTCATGCACCCCGTCTCCGCGGCGCTGACCTGTGACCCCTACGGGTCCTTCGTGAGGAAGTGGTGTCCAGAGCTGGCCGCCCTACCCGACGAGCTCATCCACAAACCCTGGCAGTGCCCAGCATCAGTGCTCCGCAGAGCTG GAGTGACTCTCGGGGGGGACTATCCGGAGAGGATCGTTGCGGACCTCGAGGAGCGGCGCGCCCGGTCTCTGCGGGATGTGGCCACAGCGCGCCAGCAGTTCGCCGGCGAGTACGTGGACAGGCGCTCGGGCTGCGACCTGCTGCCCCTGCCGGACAAGCTCGTGAAGGAAGCCctgggcggcggcggcggcggcgaggtCGTTCAGCGCGGCGGCCGCTTCCTCCTGCCGGTCATCACCCGCAAGGAGTTCCAGCACCAGACGCTGGAACCCGGAGCGCAGACCAACCCCTTCGACGCCGTCCTGCGGGGCTACGTCAGCCGCCAGCGGGACGAGGCCGCGGCGTTCCTCCGCGAGCGGGACTTCACGGCCAGCGTGATGAGCGAGGGCGGCCGCCGGCTGGAGCGGCAGGAGAGGGACCGGCGCGTGCTGGAGGGGCTCCCCCCACCTCCTGCACAGAAGAGCAGAGCCAGGAGAACCCCCAGAACCGACCCCTTCAGTGTGGTGCCTGGGGGAGCCCCCATCACGCCCAGTTGA